Proteins from a genomic interval of Ferrovibrio terrae:
- a CDS encoding SDR family NAD(P)-dependent oxidoreductase: MTTGRNTENRVAIITGASQGIGAGLVQGYRARGYRVVANSRSITQAAANGDDGIVTVAGDIGDPRTADRILQVAVAQFGRVDTLVNNAGIFFSKPFTDFSLQDYETMQSVNVAGFWHISQRAAAQMLRQGSGHIVTITTSLIDMPVAGVPAALTALTKGGLNAVTKALAIEYAGRGLRVNAVSPGIIDTPMHTPDSHDFLASMHPIRRLGRVDEIVDAVLYLEGADFVTGEILHVDGGVQAGRW; this comes from the coding sequence ATGACTACCGGCAGAAACACTGAGAACAGGGTCGCCATCATTACCGGCGCATCCCAGGGCATTGGCGCCGGCCTGGTGCAGGGTTACCGCGCCCGGGGCTACCGCGTGGTGGCCAACTCGCGCAGCATCACCCAGGCTGCCGCCAACGGTGATGACGGCATCGTCACCGTGGCCGGCGATATCGGTGATCCGCGCACCGCCGACCGCATCCTGCAGGTTGCGGTGGCGCAGTTCGGCCGCGTCGACACGCTGGTCAACAATGCCGGCATCTTCTTCTCAAAGCCTTTCACCGATTTCTCGCTGCAGGACTACGAGACGATGCAGTCGGTTAACGTTGCCGGCTTCTGGCATATCTCGCAGCGCGCCGCCGCGCAGATGCTGCGCCAGGGCAGCGGCCATATCGTCACCATCACCACCAGCCTGATCGATATGCCGGTGGCTGGCGTGCCGGCCGCGCTGACGGCGCTGACCAAGGGCGGCTTGAATGCCGTGACCAAGGCTCTGGCCATCGAATATGCCGGCCGCGGCCTGCGCGTGAATGCGGTGTCGCCGGGCATCATCGACACGCCGATGCACACGCCGGACAGCCACGATTTCCTGGCCAGCATGCATCCGATCCGCCGTCTGGGCCGCGTCGATGAGATCGTCGACGCCGTGCTGTATCTTGAAGGCGCGGACTTCGTCACCGGCGAAATCCTGCATGTCGATGGCGGCGTGCAGGCCGGCCGCTGGTAA
- a CDS encoding LysR family transcriptional regulator — translation MDQLSAMRTFIATLDAGSLSAAARLLGRSPAAVSRAIDDLEAHVGVQLLHRTTRTIRLSDAGERYATACRRLLSDLEEADLAAAGEGAAPRGLLTLTGPLVSGARVLRPILDAFLDAFPAVKAKLLLLDRQVNLVDEGVDVGLRIAHLPDSSLIALRVGEVRRLICAAPAYLAARPPIRGLDDLAEQDCICMTAFGQEVWSFATPDGQQRQIRMQPRLIVNTVEAAVTSAAEGRGLTRVFSYQVADEITAGRLVPVLPEADASAWPVHLIVPEGRLAVPKVRAFVDFALPRLKAEFGRISGR, via the coding sequence ATGGATCAGCTCTCTGCCATGCGCACCTTTATCGCCACTCTGGATGCCGGCAGCCTCAGTGCCGCTGCCCGCCTGCTGGGACGCTCGCCCGCGGCGGTGTCGCGCGCCATCGACGATCTTGAAGCCCATGTCGGCGTGCAGCTGCTGCACCGGACCACGCGCACCATCCGGCTGAGCGACGCGGGCGAACGCTATGCGACCGCCTGTCGCCGGCTGCTGAGCGATCTGGAAGAGGCCGACCTGGCTGCGGCGGGCGAGGGCGCCGCGCCGCGCGGCCTGTTGACGCTCACCGGCCCGCTCGTCAGCGGTGCGCGCGTGCTGCGGCCCATCCTTGACGCGTTTCTCGATGCCTTTCCGGCGGTGAAGGCGAAGCTGCTGTTGCTGGACCGTCAGGTGAATCTGGTGGATGAGGGCGTCGATGTCGGCCTGCGCATCGCGCACCTTCCGGATTCAAGTCTCATTGCACTCAGGGTGGGCGAGGTGCGCCGCCTGATCTGCGCCGCGCCAGCCTATCTCGCGGCCCGGCCGCCGATCCGTGGACTGGACGATCTTGCCGAGCAGGACTGCATCTGCATGACGGCCTTTGGCCAGGAGGTCTGGAGCTTTGCCACGCCAGATGGCCAGCAGCGGCAGATCCGCATGCAGCCGCGCCTGATCGTCAATACGGTGGAGGCGGCCGTGACCTCAGCCGCCGAAGGGCGCGGCCTGACGCGCGTGTTTTCCTACCAGGTGGCCGACGAGATCACTGCCGGCCGGCTGGTGCCGGTTTTGCCAGAGGCGGATGCCTCGGCCTGGCCAGTGCATCTGATCGTTCCGGAGGGCCGGCTGGCCGTGCCGAAAGTGCGCGCCTTCGTCGACTTCGCCCTGCCGCGGCTGAAGGCTGAATTCGGCCGGATCAGCGGGCGCTGA
- a CDS encoding FtsB family cell division protein, with protein sequence MSAIREIRRHSLAAVVPVICFAAIGYFAYHAMEGEHGINAYTRLTLQIQDTKAALGEVTAERKTMERRVGLLRASGLDADMLEEQGKKVLGLIKPGERVILGR encoded by the coding sequence ATGAGTGCTATCCGCGAAATCCGCCGTCATTCGCTTGCCGCCGTTGTTCCGGTGATCTGCTTCGCCGCCATCGGCTACTTCGCCTACCATGCGATGGAAGGCGAGCACGGCATCAACGCCTATACCCGTCTGACTCTGCAGATCCAGGACACCAAGGCCGCGCTGGGTGAGGTGACCGCCGAGCGCAAGACCATGGAGCGCCGGGTCGGCCTGCTGCGGGCCAGCGGCCTGGATGCGGACATGCTGGAAGAGCAGGGCAAAAAGGTCCTTGGCCTGATCAAGCCGGGCGAGCGGGTAATACTCGGGCGCTAA
- the pdhA gene encoding pyruvate dehydrogenase (acetyl-transferring) E1 component subunit alpha — MAKPGKAAENAAKGGKLPPAKELLQYYRDMLLIRRFEEKAGQLYGMGLIGGFCHLYIGQEAVVVGLQACAKLGDAVITSYRDHGHMLATGMDSKGVMAELTGRAGGYSKGKGGSMHMFSREKHFYGGHGIVGAQVPLGTGLAFAQRYNKTDNVTFCYFGDGSSNQGQVYESFNMAELWKLPVIYVIENNQYAMGTSVARASAQPALYKRGESFGIQGRQVDGMSVVAVKEAGEEAVAHCRAGKGPVILEMMTYRYRGHSMSDPAKYRSKDEVTKMRAEHDPIDQVRALLLGNKMVDEDALKAIDKEVKDIVQQAADFAQESPEPDPSELWTDVYVEA; from the coding sequence ATGGCGAAACCGGGCAAAGCCGCGGAGAACGCGGCCAAGGGCGGCAAACTGCCGCCGGCCAAGGAACTGCTCCAGTATTACCGCGACATGCTGCTGATCCGCCGCTTCGAGGAGAAGGCCGGCCAGCTTTACGGCATGGGCCTGATTGGCGGCTTCTGCCATCTCTATATCGGCCAGGAGGCGGTGGTGGTCGGCCTGCAGGCCTGCGCCAAGCTCGGCGACGCCGTCATCACCTCCTACCGCGACCACGGCCACATGCTGGCGACCGGCATGGACTCTAAGGGCGTGATGGCCGAACTGACCGGCCGCGCCGGCGGCTATTCCAAGGGCAAGGGCGGCTCGATGCATATGTTCAGCCGCGAGAAGCATTTCTACGGCGGCCACGGCATCGTCGGCGCGCAGGTACCGCTCGGCACCGGCCTCGCTTTCGCCCAGCGCTACAACAAGACCGACAACGTCACCTTCTGCTATTTCGGCGATGGCTCGTCCAACCAGGGCCAGGTCTACGAGAGTTTCAATATGGCCGAGCTGTGGAAGCTGCCGGTCATCTATGTGATCGAGAACAACCAGTATGCCATGGGCACTTCGGTGGCCCGCGCCTCGGCGCAGCCGGCGTTGTACAAGCGCGGCGAGAGCTTCGGCATCCAGGGCCGCCAGGTCGACGGCATGAGTGTCGTCGCGGTGAAGGAAGCCGGCGAAGAGGCGGTCGCGCATTGCCGCGCCGGCAAGGGGCCAGTCATTCTCGAAATGATGACCTATCGCTATCGCGGCCATTCGATGTCCGATCCGGCGAAATACCGCAGCAAGGACGAAGTGACCAAGATGCGCGCCGAGCACGATCCGATCGATCAGGTGCGCGCGCTGCTGCTGGGCAACAAGATGGTGGATGAAGACGCGCTGAAAGCCATCGACAAGGAGGTCAAGGACATCGTCCAGCAGGCCGCCGACTTCGCGCAGGAAAGCCCCGAGCCCGATCCGTCGGAGCTCTGGACTGACGTCTACGTCGAAGCTTAA